One genomic window of Deltaproteobacteria bacterium includes the following:
- a CDS encoding chloride channel protein, whose product MQRVLVVHPAVKNFIRKWQLDEHLTLYLLAIVVGALGGYGAVFFRFLIKAAQYLFYQNSEEFLTFFQTVPFYLKLLLPVVGGLAAGLLIRWGGEKARGHGVPELIEAVVLRGGRISWRTAAARISASAITIGSGGSVGREGPIIHLGSFLGSAVAQLLRQARDRERILMSCGAAAGISATFHAPITGMLFAVELLLGDFALASFSPVVLASVTAATVSGLHLGKLPAFVVPVFQVQSLWEYAVYPVLGCISGLVAVVFINCLYFCQDRFESLKIPAWLKPGLGGLLLGAMLLLAPQVFGVGYGAINLALLNQMDLVLMASLLFAKILATSMSLGSGAAGGILAPSLFIGAMTGGSFAYFAAYWLPFPVSSASSYALIGMGAVVAGCTQAPVTAILLTFELCNQSQIIIPVLAAAIVSTITASLLKHGSIYSLKLLRRGIDVSGGREQNILRTIRVGEVMVRDIQSVVESAPMAVVLDLFNKFDLSCLTVVNSKGQLVGVISFHDISGLAAAEEMQQLLIARDLVNPEVARLFPTDSLKTALDKLEREKAAQLPVVSEDGTNKLVGLVQERDVLAAYERELELRWQDLG is encoded by the coding sequence TTGCAGAGAGTGCTGGTTGTGCATCCTGCTGTGAAAAATTTTATTCGCAAGTGGCAGCTTGACGAACACCTCACCTTGTATCTGCTGGCCATTGTGGTTGGAGCACTGGGGGGCTATGGTGCTGTGTTCTTCAGGTTTCTCATCAAGGCGGCCCAGTATCTTTTCTACCAGAACAGTGAAGAATTTCTCACCTTCTTTCAGACGGTGCCCTTCTACCTCAAGCTGCTGCTGCCGGTTGTAGGCGGCCTGGCAGCAGGGCTGCTGATACGCTGGGGAGGAGAAAAAGCCAGGGGCCACGGCGTTCCGGAACTCATAGAGGCCGTGGTTCTCAGGGGCGGCCGCATCTCCTGGCGCACTGCGGCGGCGCGCATATCTGCCTCTGCCATCACCATCGGTTCAGGAGGCTCCGTGGGCCGGGAAGGGCCCATCATCCACCTGGGCTCCTTCCTGGGCTCCGCAGTGGCGCAGCTGCTCAGGCAGGCAAGAGATCGAGAACGAATCCTGATGAGCTGCGGGGCGGCTGCTGGCATCAGCGCCACTTTTCACGCCCCCATAACCGGCATGCTGTTCGCAGTGGAGTTGCTCCTGGGTGATTTCGCCCTCGCCAGCTTCTCGCCGGTGGTGCTAGCCTCGGTCACTGCTGCCACAGTGTCTGGCTTGCACCTGGGCAAGCTGCCGGCCTTCGTGGTTCCTGTATTCCAAGTGCAGTCCCTGTGGGAATACGCGGTCTACCCGGTGCTGGGGTGTATAAGCGGACTGGTGGCAGTGGTTTTCATCAACTGTCTCTATTTTTGCCAGGATCGCTTCGAGTCGCTGAAAATACCGGCCTGGCTCAAGCCGGGATTGGGCGGTTTGCTGCTTGGCGCCATGCTGCTGCTGGCGCCCCAGGTTTTTGGCGTCGGCTATGGCGCCATCAACCTGGCCCTGCTCAATCAAATGGACCTGGTGCTCATGGCCAGTCTGCTGTTCGCCAAGATCCTGGCAACCTCCATGAGTCTCGGCTCCGGTGCAGCAGGCGGCATTTTGGCGCCTTCTCTGTTTATAGGTGCCATGACCGGGGGCAGTTTTGCCTATTTCGCCGCTTACTGGCTGCCATTTCCCGTATCCTCGGCCAGCAGCTATGCCCTGATAGGTATGGGTGCCGTGGTGGCAGGCTGTACCCAGGCGCCAGTTACGGCCATCCTGCTCACCTTTGAGCTTTGTAACCAATCGCAGATTATCATACCGGTGCTCGCGGCGGCAATTGTCAGCACCATTACTGCTTCACTGCTGAAACACGGCTCGATCTATAGTCTCAAACTGCTGCGCCGCGGTATAGATGTCTCCGGCGGCAGGGAGCAGAACATACTGCGCACTATCCGGGTGGGAGAGGTAATGGTCCGAGACATCCAGAGTGTGGTGGAGTCGGCTCCTATGGCTGTGGTGCTGGACCTCTTCAACAAATTTGATCTTTCCTGTCTTACGGTTGTAAACTCCAAGGGGCAGCTCGTGGGGGTGATCTCTTTTCATGACATTTCCGGGCTGGCTGCCGCGGAGGAGATGCAGCAGCTGCTCATTGCCCGGGACCTGGTCAACCCCGAGGTGGCCAGACTTTTTCCTACTGACAGCCTGAAGACCGCCCTGGACAAGCTGGAGAGAGAAAAAGCTGCCCAGCTGCCAGTGGTTTCCGAGGATGGCACCAACAAGCTCGTGGGCCTTGTGCAGGAAAGGGATGTGCTTGCTGCTTATGAGAGGGAGCTCGAGCTTCGCTGGCAGGACCTTGGTTGA